In the genome of Phragmites australis chromosome 9, lpPhrAust1.1, whole genome shotgun sequence, the window tttattttttcatgaaGAATCCAGTTGAAGAGAAAAATACTGTTAGCTTGAAAAATAATTATGTGCTTCGTAGTATGCAGGTAATAGTTGTTAGATTTTACTCATGTCACATCATTTGTTTCCTTTTGGACGTGGGATGGCACGTCATGGCACAAATTTAGAAAAttattgatttttcttttcatgtaatctCCACTAGATAAGATTAGCTGTTAGATTTTACTCATGTCACATCATTTGTTTCCTTTTGGACCTCATGGCACAAATTTAGAAAAttattgatttttcttttcatgtaatctCCACTATATAAAATTGTTATGGGTCAATACTCTCATTTTTTCTGTCCAGATTGTGTTAGTGAGCTATGGTTAAAAATGACATAATTCTTTGATGATCAGAAAAATGGTATACAGAAGAGGAGATGAAGATCAGAAAATGGGGATATAGAAGAGGAGATGAAGATCAGAAACTGATATAGGCAAGAAGAACGTGGCTTGTATGGAGATAAACTGTGAAGCCCATGTTGCTGGCCGGCTCCCATGCACGACTGGCAAGCACTATTTCTAAGCAAAATATTTGAGCATTGTGACTTAGCTAAATTCGAACTTCTATGACTTTAGCCAAAAATTCGCCTCACATGCGCCATAACATTCCACTTGCCTATAATTAGGCCAAACATGGTACAATATATgtcaaatatataaaattatgtGTTAAAGCACCTGAGAAATGTGCATACAACTTTAATAAGGTAAATATAATCTCAACTTTTGCTCCACGTTAGTTAGGGACTTAGCCATAATTCAGTCCTAAGATGCAGAACGAAAGGGTAAGTAGGTAACTCCACACAAAAGAGACAAAATAGGTACATGTCACTACAGCCATTTGATATAAGCAATTAATCATCATCACAATACATCCAACCCTTGATACGATCTACCAATCAGAAACTCAATTTAACCTATCTCCACGTAAATaactaattaaatatttttttcttttcaataaatacgGTTTTGCTCAACCTAAATATAGTAAACAAATATAAAAACCCATCCGAACAAACTATGTACTCTAATTTGGAGCCGCCTCTGACGCTTACATCGAAAAGGCGGGGCAACCCATGGAGCAATTGGCCGTATGTGTCGTGGTCTGTCCATACATCGATGGAAAGGCCAAAGTAAAGCACGAGGCATGCAAGAATCCACTTGCACTGCCATGCCTGTATATAATATACTATCTCAATGCTTATCCAGGTCGTCCGCGTATTTTAATTAGATAGTGTTTGGTTTTGGATACAGGGTGATACATATATAAGATGATATTGGATATGTTATTATATTtatgtttggttggatgaatacTATTAACTCGTTTATGATAGGATgatataaattttagaaatattttatcaaaatatcgAACCATCCCATATGAGAAAATTGGCCGAACAATCTTGTATAGGCTATGTCAGCTCCTGTAATTACATATACTTAGTGATGCTTAGTGATAATTAGCGAGAATTAAGAATAACTAATTATgcattagttacaattagatattattagtcATAATTAAGTATTAATACAGGTAATTAGCTATGAATAATGACATGttaaattataattaattataattagtAAAGATTAGTACTAGTTAAAATAATTTGTTGATAATAtaacattatcatattataaagaaattaagttataaataaatataatgcTTATCTTTTTAGCAACTAAATAAATTCATATGTGTATCCTGTATATCCAACTAAACACTATACATCGAACCAAACATGCTACTTGTTACATATCATCCAAGATCATCCCGTCCATACACAACGATCCCATCTCATTCAACCTTGCACAACCAACTAAACAATATCTTATGCTACTTTCAATGCCCACACATTGCTTATATCTTAGACATTAAATACATGCCCACGTTAGATGAAAGCTGATGCGATaagcaaataaataagaaaagagaagaagctaGTGTCTAATGAAAGAAACACGTTATGCTCGAAATCCAAGAGACAAGAAACAACCAATGATGCATTGAGAAAATATGGTATTATCGGTATATATTCTCATATTTATCTATTGGTCATATATAGAATGTTCTCTCGATACAAATTATAGATATTATACATTATAAGAGTTATTTCTTACACTTTCCCCTCGAAGAAATACTAGCTACAGTGCATTGGGAATTGGGAATGGAGTTAGCGTGAAATATCTGAGCGAGCGATCAAGTGACCGTCGCTGCCCATAACTTTCTGATCTCACACTGGAGAGAGAATCAAGTGCATGTCTGCATCTGTGTCCTCCACTAATATAATGCACTTTTTCCAATATACAGTAGTAATGTTTAATCGATGGGCTGAGTGCAGGTGCTCCCAACTCTTGCACTTTCCAAGCCTATATATACGTAcgtatacatgcatgcatgcatcactCCACAACTGAACTGACATGAAGTAGCTAGCTAGATAGTCGTGTAACTGGATGCAATCAAGCTAGTCAGTCAGTCACACTGCAGGTGATCGAGGTGATCACAAGAAGCTAAGCTAGCTCCATCATCGTATCGATCATCATGGTGGCCGGCTTTTCGCAGTCCCACCACGTCGTCTTCCTCGTCGCCGTGctgctctcctccctcctcgccgtcgccacctcggcctccacgCAACAGTGCCACGACGAGGACAAGGCCGCGCTGCTCGCCGTCTACTCTGGCCTCGGCAGCCCCTACCACTTCGCCTCCTGGACCCCCGACACCTGGTGCTGCGACTGGTACGACGTCGACTGCGACAGCTCCACCGGCCGCGTCGTCGGCCTCTCCGTCTTCCAGGACGCCAACCTCACCGGCGCCATCCCCGACGCCATCGCAAACCTCACCCACCTCCGCACCCTCGTGCTGCGCCACATCCCAGGCCTCTCCGGCGCCATCCCGCACTCGCTGGCCCTGCTCTCCAACCTCTCGCAGCTCACCATCTCCTACACCGGCGTGTCCGGCCCCGTGCCGTCATTCCTGTCCCAGCTCACCGCGCTCACCTTCCTCGACCTCTCCTTCAACTCCCTCACGGGCGCCATCCCGGCCTCGCTCGCCGACCTCCCCAGCCTCTCCAGCATCAACCTCAGCCGCAACCGCCTCGCCGGCCCCATCCCGCCGCTGCTCCTCAGCAAGTCCCCCGACCAGGCCTACCTCTGCCTGTCGCACAACAACCTCTCCGGCACCATCCCCGCCGAGTTCGCTGCCGTCAACTTGTCGCACGTCGACCTGTCGCGCAACGCCCTCACCGGCGACGCGTCGGCCCTGTTGGGCGCGGCGAAGCCGCTGCAGCACCTCGACCTGTCCCGCAACGGCTTCCGGTTCAGCATGACCGGCGTGGAGCTGCCGGAGCAGCTGAGCTTCGTGGATGTGAGCCACAACGGCATCCGCGGCCGCATCCCGGCGCAGGTGGCTAACCTGAGCAACCTGCAGCAGTTGAACGTGAGCTACAACTGGCTGTGCGGCGAGGTTCCGGGGAGCATGGCGAGGTTCGATGTGTACAGCTTCCAGCACAACAAGTGCCTCTGCGGCGCTCCCCTTCCGGCCTGCCCCCGTTAGTTCGATCCCTAGCTTGATCGAtgaaattaattaataatactcCGATCCACTCCATAATACTACTACTATTCACCACTGCAGCTAGCTAGACTGCACCtgcatccatcttctcatgatcatgcatgcatattaGCTAATAGCTAGGGATCGATCCATAACCCTGGAATTAACCAATCAACGTATAGATAATTAAAGTGACTGATCCCAGCATGCAGAATCGATTCTCAAGGTAAGAcgattaaatatatatattaatgtgTTTGTGAGCTTGTACGTAGCTGCTCCATGAGTATGAGTATGTATATGGGTCATCTTCCTGTTTATTTCCTTGTACTGCATGTGAGTGAGATAACGTATGGTTTTCCTTCTTTTGTATGGATGCATGGCTTTTCTACAATCATACCATATCATTACCGCTACAGCGATCGGCTTTAAAATTCGTGATCTATATACCTATATTGATGGTTGGTAATGCTTTGCCTCGTATCAGCTTCAATtccatatataaaaaaacatcaAGATAACAAGAGGAGAGTTATCTAAAACTTCAATtccatatataaaaaaacatcaAGATAACAAGAGGAGAGTTATCTAAAATATCATCGATCGCTAATAATATTAATTGTGCCACTGCACTCGCCTAGATCAGTTGAAGTAGGCACAAGTGGGTTTGTTGACTGATACATCAAAATTAATACTCATCGGGCCTCGATCGATCATATGGTCCAATTTAGCATGGACTCAATTTTGCTCGCTGGCAAGCGCAACCATTATCTCTCTACGTCGGCCAAGAGATCCTAGAACATAGGTTTTCCGAGAACGTACCATGTAGAACTTATATAGTTGCCAAATGCAACAATTAATGAAGTACATCATCAAGCAAGCAAACAGGAATTCGTCGGGAATGTTATAGCTAGGCAGCATGAGTGGACCTAGAGATACACCACAACAGTAGCAACACCAAAAagataatcacaaccttgataCAATAGCAATAGCAATAGCAACAACACTAAAGCAAGATACAACAAGAGGTAGCACTTTCTGCTAAATAGAGAAGACCATGTTTTATCCCCTTCGGAGTTTAGCTCACAGCGAGCAAACCACATATCCAAATGCCTTTCAATGAGTCCCCTATGAATTCGCCAATAAAATAAGCTAAATCAGACACCGTTAGACCCCCAAACCGAATTTCTACCAAAAGTGTGCACTGCTGAATCTACTGCTAACAGAGCTGTCAAACTACCCCTCAAATCTGGTGCTCCATTAACCAAATCCTCAATCCAACCATACAAATAAGAGAGATACAAGTATAGAACGAGCTCACCAAGTATGGTGCCAATCCAACCATGTTTCAGTCTCTGATCACAAGATTGATGAAGGTTGCACAATACACACAGATCTGGACAGCAagcttctccttctcttccttctttcttgTGTCTGCTTTTGTTGTTCTATGGGCTGCTACACACTCGGCTGTTGTTTTTCTTTGCTTGCTCACATCCTATCAACCTGAACAATGGTATAAGAGAGCTACTCTTGGGCTATTAGTTTCTTCATGTGGAGGGACATTTGGCCAAACAAACTCCCCCTCTCTACATCACAGACACTCACATCGCAGCAACACCGCCATCACCATGGTGGCACACATCAAGCTTCTATTTCTTGACCTTCTTGACCCACTTGCTTCTCAGAGCCTTCTTCTTGCCATTGGACAACTTCACAAACTCATCTTGCATGTGATTCTTTCTCTACTTCTTCACTTCCACTGCATCTGCATTTAAAGCATGCAAGTTTCACACCATCAGATAGCACCACGAACGTATCTACTGAATACCTGGTGGAAGGACTCCGATCTGAATGAGATCTTCTAAGTAGAATTGTTGGTGGCTTTTCCTGTATATATAGATGGATGCTGGTCTAGACCTCCAAATTCAGCATGCGGTTGGGTTTCACTCTCATCACTTGCACCATGCATATCATCAAGTGCACCTTCTACAACTTGCTGCGGAACTATAGTTGTAGGAATTGCGTCTTGCTCTTCGTGTTGTCGATCAACCATTACATTTTCCTTCACAATATCCTCAATTGTCTCATCTTCAAAAAAACAAGACAGCGTTTCTTCTCACAACTTTTCTTGCTATTGGATCAAACAACTTGTAGCTACCATCATCCATGCCATAGCTAAGAAATATGCATTGTTGTGTCTTCGGTTGAACCTTCTCATCTTGGGGATCACATACCAAGGCCTTGCACTCAAGCACCTCCAGGTGGTTATATGGGACTTCCTTATTGTGATTCCATACATTCTCATGAAGATCTTCCTTTTTTtcaattcataatttttagttgtatttatgttgatagtatcactgtcggttcgagGTTACCAACCGGAAGTGATAGAACAACACCTCGTTTCCCACGCCACACGTATCGatactatcagtgctagttgtagttgtgaaccgacaatgatagtatATCATTGCTAGTTGTTTATTTGATCCGGTAGTAATAGTATAGCTACCTATACAACTGTCATTCTCCGTCCTTCTTCAACACTTAGCCGCTCCCGAGCCACCACACCAACGCCTCAGCTCCCTCCCTGCACCGCGACCTCCCTAGCCACCTCCACCGTgtgacctcctcctcatccaccCCGACGCCGACCTCCTCCACCCTGATGCCTCAGCTCCCTCCCTATTGCCATCACCCCAAGGTACTCCTCAATTGTTTCCTAGTCCTCCCTACAAATCTAAGAACTTAGATATGTGTTGCTACAAATGGTTACTAGATAGAATATTATTGAGCAAAAATAGATGATTAgtggtagaaaaaatatttttagaggcgTCATGCTgaatttagttgaattttaCTTATGTTTTGATGgattatatttctttttatagaTCAAAACTAATACTCATCGAGTCTCGATCATATGGTACAATTTAGCATGGACTCAATTTTGCTTGCTAGCAAGCACAATCAAGAATATAGACGATTGTTAAACCGCTGATCTAACGAATTTGTTGAAGAATAGGAGATGCTttaagtagatgaatcacaagggaaATACACAgaatttttagataggttcggacctacttgaggataataactatacatcatgtttgtctttTATAGATCTAAGTCTGTTGCAAATGGGGTGTAGCTAGTCTAAATGTATCTAAAACTAGTCGACGACTTCTTCTTTcgcttctgttggcttgtggTGCTCGGGTTCGAGTTGTCCTTCTCCCTCCGCAAGGTCCTTCAGCTCCGTATATGTATGGGGGTGTCGTACGTCCTCTGGActcctccttcctattcttggagataaaacCTTCATGATTACAGACTGTCTTGGGTACCTACTggtaattttctttctttcaaagaTCTACTttctagagatagagatatgctcaGAGAACTATGAAATAGCATAAGGTATTCAGAtttggtaactatccattattcatcatcagAGAACAAACATGACCCAACTCCTCTTAGGTTGGTATAGTATTTTTCTCTCTACACCTAGAACCTTTTCTTATGGGGACAGGTGCTCGCTGGCCAATGAGGAGCGAAGTTGTCGTGGGAATGGTGGTATGCAGCGGTGTAGAGGCTCCCCTCTACATATGAGGCACCTGACACCCCCAGAATCCGTCCAAACCAAAGAGTGTGATATATATAGTTACAGATGAAAATAAAGGGTAGCAACCGTACACAATTAATCCCTCATCTTGTGATGAGCTTTAAGGACAGTTTCAACCAACAGCTAGCAGTGGAATAATCAACACAACATGCACAATCGACATAATGATTTACGTAAAAATCCTCCTCCAAGAGGAGTAAAAACCACGAGGCAAACAACTCATCCCCAACCTTTTCCATTATAGAGTGATAATGGATAAGTGTCTTCTCTAGAACATCTAGGGATACACCACAACACCAACAATCGGTCTCGCACCGCTAGCACCAACACTTGCAAAACCTGTGGAACAAGATCGTACttaaaataaattctaaaatatCCACGTGAATTTACATTGGAAGTTTGAAATATGCTATCTAATCGAACTTCGAAAGGACACGCTTAGAAACCCCCTTTTTAGCCGGAAAGCACCCCtcctggtggtctgaccgctctctggtggtcagaccgccagaacGTGCAGTACCTAAAAGGGTCTCTGCCCGCGGGGAGTCTGATCGCCCCGTCTCGCGGTCCAACCATGACCCTGGGCGGTCCGACAATGACCCTGGGCGATCCGACCGTGAGAAGCCTTCAGAACCCCAGAACTCTTTGTACGATTGGTGGTCTGACAGCCacgctcgcggtctgaccgctagaacACAGGAAGGTCTGTTGACCGCACTGCACTATTTTGGACATAACTTTCAAACCGCTTATCCAAACATGgtaaataaatacatataagATATCTA includes:
- the LOC133929741 gene encoding polygalacturonase inhibitor-like; amino-acid sequence: MVAGFSQSHHVVFLVAVLLSSLLAVATSASTQQCHDEDKAALLAVYSGLGSPYHFASWTPDTWCCDWYDVDCDSSTGRVVGLSVFQDANLTGAIPDAIANLTHLRTLVLRHIPGLSGAIPHSLALLSNLSQLTISYTGVSGPVPSFLSQLTALTFLDLSFNSLTGAIPASLADLPSLSSINLSRNRLAGPIPPLLLSKSPDQAYLCLSHNNLSGTIPAEFAAVNLSHVDLSRNALTGDASALLGAAKPLQHLDLSRNGFRFSMTGVELPEQLSFVDVSHNGIRGRIPAQVANLSNLQQLNVSYNWLCGEVPGSMARFDVYSFQHNKCLCGAPLPACPR